One region of Camelus bactrianus isolate YW-2024 breed Bactrian camel chromosome 20, ASM4877302v1, whole genome shotgun sequence genomic DNA includes:
- the LOC123614044 gene encoding translation machinery-associated protein 7 has product MSGREGGKKKPLKQPKKQAKEMDEEDMAFKQKQKEEQKKLEELKAKAAGKGPLATGGIKKSGKK; this is encoded by the coding sequence ATGTCTGGCCGGGAAGGTGGCAAGAAGAAGCCCCTGAAGCAGCCCAAGAAGCAGGCCAAGGAGATGGACGAGGAAGATATGGCATTCaagcagaagcagaaagaggagcagaagaaactcGAGGAGCTAAAAGCGAAGGCTGCGGGGAAGGGTCCCCTGGCCACAGGTGGAATTAAGAAATCTGGCAAAAAGTAA